The following coding sequences lie in one Oncorhynchus kisutch isolate 150728-3 linkage group LG3, Okis_V2, whole genome shotgun sequence genomic window:
- the mtmr12 gene encoding myotubularin-related protein 12 isoform X1, which yields MLSSLGSAGGKSAKPSFVSYVTPEEIKSEKEPSRKEKHPDLLPGEVVFCSASTVLKYTQDDLSQRGVFGVLLCTNFRVSFVSDEAPTEEMGQLFKNKLYGENDIPLSCVDNIYGGSEDKRKLITGGLVKNKYPSKMIIHCKDLRVFQFSLSFSKEEDAKKIFQGIVHHCLEPKSLRCLFAFSYCENTSYPEAQRKKQTVMFDSVEDWTQDMKRTKGNCRVVSENSNFELSPKLPQYFIVPKNVSDEDLTKYQGKGLPMWCWSHHSGCALFKTASIPLVQEDNVPQTYMEKMLTAVAHNHLYSVKTEDLSDTLPTVQDILLSYNRFKQFFLIDNTTEFWMSDMKWFSSLDNCGWLDIIRQCLQKAVEVVESLEKENTNVLIMEEGGSDLCCVVSSLVQLMLDPYYRTLLGFQSLVQKEWVAGGHAFLDRSNHLHLKDKVESQSPVFLLFLECVWQLQQQHGPAFQFSETYLTVLSDSIHVPVFTTFLFNNDGHRDSLLRAESPHTQRSPLNCPTVWDWSVQFDCKAQDLFTNPLYTEKPKQDTSVRKSYRPRHLRQLSLPSSAFKTPPKKGFFKDEADNLKKILGVKRLSRWMLSPSSDSPQTSSSVREFYEAWQTKPLDYHGLLLPCLDGPSIRVWMQRYLRWIHDVQILGGGPVAMLSKVSEILGEVQELQRQLDRHGCTLTSNHKGARPRAKTAAAVIAARSSVRLSSSFPFVTSRNWSFKPAIPTSLLQSLMVTGMAGNLADREDDGGPESLV from the exons ATGTTGAGTAGTTTAGGGAGCGCTGGTGGGAAGTCTGCCAAACCTTCGTTTGTTTCTTATGTGACGCCCGAG GAAATCAAGTCAGAGAAGGAACCCTCCAGAAAAGAGAAACATCCAGACTTGTTACCAG GTGAGGTAGTGTTCTGCAGTGCCAGCACAGTGTTGAAATACACTCAGGATGACCTGTCACAGCGAGGCGTCTTCGGGGTGCTGCTCTGCACCAACTTCAGAGTGTCCTTTGTCAGTGACGAGGCGCCCACTGAGGAGATG GGCCAGCTCTTCAAAAATAAACTCTACGGAGAAAATGACATCCCTCTTTCGTGTGTGGATAACATCTATGGAG GTTCTGAAGACAAGAGGAAGCTGATAACAGGAGGCCTGGTGAAGAACAAGTATCCATCAAAGATGATCATCCACTGTAAAGACCTACGGGTGTTTCagttctctctgtccttctctaaAGAGGAAGATGCCAAAAAG ATCTTCCAGGGGATTGTCCACCACTGTCTGGAGCCCAAGTCCCTGAGATGTCTCTTTGCCTTCTCCTACTGCGAGAACACCTCGTATCCAG AGGCGCAGAGGAAAAAGCAGACTGTGATGTTTGACTCCGTGGAGGACTGGACTCAAGACATGAAGAGAACTAAAGGAAACTGTAGAGTGGTGTCGGAGAACAGCAACTTCGAGCTCTCTCCAAA GTTGCCTCAGTATTTTATAGTCCCAAAAAACGTCTCGGACGAAGACTTGACTAAGTACCAGGGAAAGGGATTACCG ATGTGGTGCTGGTCTCATCATAGCGGCTGTGCCTTGTTTAAAACCGCCTCTATACCCCTGGTACAAGAGGACAACGTCCCACAAACCTACATGGAGAA AATGTTGACGGCAGTGGCTCACAACCACCTGTACTCCGTAAAGACAGAAGACCTGTCCGACACACTGCCCACCGTTCAGGACATCCTGTTGTCTTACAACAGATTCAAACAGTTCTTTCTCATCGACAATACAACAGAGTTCTGGATGTCCGATATGAAATGGTTCTCTTCACTGGACAACTGTGGATGGCTGGACATCATCAG ACAGTGTCTCCAGAAGGCCGTGGAGGTAGTTGAGAGCCTGGAAAAAGAAAACACCAATGTTCTCATTATGG AGGAGGGCGGTTCAGACCTGTGCTGTGTGGTCTCCAGCCTGGTCCAGTTGATGTTGGACCCCTACTACAGAACTCTTCTGGGCTTCCAGAGTCTGGTGCAGAAGGAGTGGGTAGCAGGAGGACATGCTTTCCTGGATCGCTCCAACCATCTACACCTCAAGGACAAGGTGGAG AGCCAGTCTCCAGTGTTCCTGCTCTTCCTGGAGTGTGTGTGGCAGCTACAGCAGCAGCATGGTCCGGCCTTCCAGTTCTCAGAGACCTACCTGACCGTGCTGTCTGACAGCATCCATGTTCCGGTCTTCACCACCTTCCTCTTTAACAATGACGGCCACAGAGACAGCTTACTCAGG GCCGAGTCGCCCCACACACAAAGAAGCCCATTGAACTGCCCTACAGTGTGGGACTGGTCGGTGCAGTTTGACTGCAAGGCACAGGATCTCTTCACTAACCCTTTGTATACCGAGAAGCCCAAGCAGGACACGTCTGTGAGGAAATCATACAGGCCCAGG CACCTGCGTCAGCTGTCCCTGCCAAGCTCAGCCTTCAAGACCCCCCCTAAGAAGGGCTTCTTTAAAGACGAGGCGGACAACCTGAAGAAAATCCTTGGTGTAAAGAGGCTCAGTCGCTGGATGCTGTCTCCTTCCTCAGATTCCCCTCAGACCTCGTCTTCAGTCAGGGAGTTCTACGAGGCGTGGCAGACTAAACCATTGGACTACCACGGTCTGCTGCTGCCCTGCCTGGACGGTCCCTCCATACGCGTCTGGATGCAGAG GTACCTGCGCTGGATCCACGACGTCCAGATCCTAGGAGGGGGTCCAGTGGCCATGCTGAGTAAAGTCTCTGAGATACTGGGGGAGGTTCAGGAGCTGCAGAGACAGCTCGATCGCCACGGCTGCACTTTAAcctccaaccacaagggggcgagGCCAAGGGCCAAGACAGCGGCGGCGGTGATCGCAGCCAGGTCTTCGGTGAGGCTGTCGTCGTCGTTCCCCTTCGTGACGTCAAGGAACTGGTCGTTCAAACCGGCCATACCGACCAGCCTGCTTCAGAGTCTCATGGTGACCGGGATGGCAGGAAACCTGGCCGATAGAGAGGATGATGGTGGCCCGGAGTCTCTGGTCTAG
- the mtmr12 gene encoding myotubularin-related protein 12 isoform X2, with product MIETFGIKLICSKNSCLSPVVCLVVSVSCRLCLVVSCRLCLSPVCLLSSVCLLLSVCLLSSVCLLSSVSVPSTGEVVFCSASTVLKYTQDDLSQRGVFGVLLCTNFRVSFVSDEAPTEEMGQLFKNKLYGENDIPLSCVDNIYGGSEDKRKLITGGLVKNKYPSKMIIHCKDLRVFQFSLSFSKEEDAKKIFQGIVHHCLEPKSLRCLFAFSYCENTSYPEAQRKKQTVMFDSVEDWTQDMKRTKGNCRVVSENSNFELSPKLPQYFIVPKNVSDEDLTKYQGKGLPMWCWSHHSGCALFKTASIPLVQEDNVPQTYMEKMLTAVAHNHLYSVKTEDLSDTLPTVQDILLSYNRFKQFFLIDNTTEFWMSDMKWFSSLDNCGWLDIIRQCLQKAVEVVESLEKENTNVLIMEEGGSDLCCVVSSLVQLMLDPYYRTLLGFQSLVQKEWVAGGHAFLDRSNHLHLKDKVESQSPVFLLFLECVWQLQQQHGPAFQFSETYLTVLSDSIHVPVFTTFLFNNDGHRDSLLRAESPHTQRSPLNCPTVWDWSVQFDCKAQDLFTNPLYTEKPKQDTSVRKSYRPRHLRQLSLPSSAFKTPPKKGFFKDEADNLKKILGVKRLSRWMLSPSSDSPQTSSSVREFYEAWQTKPLDYHGLLLPCLDGPSIRVWMQRYLRWIHDVQILGGGPVAMLSKVSEILGEVQELQRQLDRHGCTLTSNHKGARPRAKTAAAVIAARSSVRLSSSFPFVTSRNWSFKPAIPTSLLQSLMVTGMAGNLADREDDGGPESLV from the exons ATGATTGAAACATTTGGCATCAAGTTGATttgctcaaaaaactcctgtctgtctcctgttgtctgtcttgttgtctctgtctcctgtcgtCTGTGTCTTGTTGTCTCCtgtcgtctctgtctgtctcctgtctgtctcctgtcgtctgtctgtctcctgttgtctgtctgtctcctgtcgtctgtctgtctcctgtcgtctgtctctgtcccatctACAGGTGAGGTAGTGTTCTGCAGTGCCAGCACAGTGTTGAAATACACTCAGGATGACCTGTCACAGCGAGGCGTCTTCGGGGTGCTGCTCTGCACCAACTTCAGAGTGTCCTTTGTCAGTGACGAGGCGCCCACTGAGGAGATG GGCCAGCTCTTCAAAAATAAACTCTACGGAGAAAATGACATCCCTCTTTCGTGTGTGGATAACATCTATGGAG GTTCTGAAGACAAGAGGAAGCTGATAACAGGAGGCCTGGTGAAGAACAAGTATCCATCAAAGATGATCATCCACTGTAAAGACCTACGGGTGTTTCagttctctctgtccttctctaaAGAGGAAGATGCCAAAAAG ATCTTCCAGGGGATTGTCCACCACTGTCTGGAGCCCAAGTCCCTGAGATGTCTCTTTGCCTTCTCCTACTGCGAGAACACCTCGTATCCAG AGGCGCAGAGGAAAAAGCAGACTGTGATGTTTGACTCCGTGGAGGACTGGACTCAAGACATGAAGAGAACTAAAGGAAACTGTAGAGTGGTGTCGGAGAACAGCAACTTCGAGCTCTCTCCAAA GTTGCCTCAGTATTTTATAGTCCCAAAAAACGTCTCGGACGAAGACTTGACTAAGTACCAGGGAAAGGGATTACCG ATGTGGTGCTGGTCTCATCATAGCGGCTGTGCCTTGTTTAAAACCGCCTCTATACCCCTGGTACAAGAGGACAACGTCCCACAAACCTACATGGAGAA AATGTTGACGGCAGTGGCTCACAACCACCTGTACTCCGTAAAGACAGAAGACCTGTCCGACACACTGCCCACCGTTCAGGACATCCTGTTGTCTTACAACAGATTCAAACAGTTCTTTCTCATCGACAATACAACAGAGTTCTGGATGTCCGATATGAAATGGTTCTCTTCACTGGACAACTGTGGATGGCTGGACATCATCAG ACAGTGTCTCCAGAAGGCCGTGGAGGTAGTTGAGAGCCTGGAAAAAGAAAACACCAATGTTCTCATTATGG AGGAGGGCGGTTCAGACCTGTGCTGTGTGGTCTCCAGCCTGGTCCAGTTGATGTTGGACCCCTACTACAGAACTCTTCTGGGCTTCCAGAGTCTGGTGCAGAAGGAGTGGGTAGCAGGAGGACATGCTTTCCTGGATCGCTCCAACCATCTACACCTCAAGGACAAGGTGGAG AGCCAGTCTCCAGTGTTCCTGCTCTTCCTGGAGTGTGTGTGGCAGCTACAGCAGCAGCATGGTCCGGCCTTCCAGTTCTCAGAGACCTACCTGACCGTGCTGTCTGACAGCATCCATGTTCCGGTCTTCACCACCTTCCTCTTTAACAATGACGGCCACAGAGACAGCTTACTCAGG GCCGAGTCGCCCCACACACAAAGAAGCCCATTGAACTGCCCTACAGTGTGGGACTGGTCGGTGCAGTTTGACTGCAAGGCACAGGATCTCTTCACTAACCCTTTGTATACCGAGAAGCCCAAGCAGGACACGTCTGTGAGGAAATCATACAGGCCCAGG CACCTGCGTCAGCTGTCCCTGCCAAGCTCAGCCTTCAAGACCCCCCCTAAGAAGGGCTTCTTTAAAGACGAGGCGGACAACCTGAAGAAAATCCTTGGTGTAAAGAGGCTCAGTCGCTGGATGCTGTCTCCTTCCTCAGATTCCCCTCAGACCTCGTCTTCAGTCAGGGAGTTCTACGAGGCGTGGCAGACTAAACCATTGGACTACCACGGTCTGCTGCTGCCCTGCCTGGACGGTCCCTCCATACGCGTCTGGATGCAGAG GTACCTGCGCTGGATCCACGACGTCCAGATCCTAGGAGGGGGTCCAGTGGCCATGCTGAGTAAAGTCTCTGAGATACTGGGGGAGGTTCAGGAGCTGCAGAGACAGCTCGATCGCCACGGCTGCACTTTAAcctccaaccacaagggggcgagGCCAAGGGCCAAGACAGCGGCGGCGGTGATCGCAGCCAGGTCTTCGGTGAGGCTGTCGTCGTCGTTCCCCTTCGTGACGTCAAGGAACTGGTCGTTCAAACCGGCCATACCGACCAGCCTGCTTCAGAGTCTCATGGTGACCGGGATGGCAGGAAACCTGGCCGATAGAGAGGATGATGGTGGCCCGGAGTCTCTGGTCTAG